The Desertibacillus haloalkaliphilus DNA window ACAGAGTAATACATTATTATGCTGTGAAGGAGCGAAACAGAAAAAGTAGTTGAACGGAGCTGCCTCATCTTGTGCTATTTATAAATATATGGGGGTTAATTTATGAAGAAAATATATCGGCTGTTTATTTTAGCTTTAGTCCTAAGTGCTTGCCAATCTGTCCACGATGAAATGATCATTTTAGATGATGTAAAAAAAATCTCCATTTCTGAATCTGGAGGTTATGGAGGTATACATGACAATTATTTTATGACCAGCAGCGATAAGAAAGTAATTTCTCATTTTGAAGAGGTTATGAAAAGAGCAAGGGGTGTACAACATGATGTAGATGTATCTAATGACAAACCTGACTTTGACATATTAGTTAATTATGAAAACGGTGAAAGACACCTCTTACACCTTATCCTTGGAGACGAAGGACAAGAGAGTATTTTTATGTATGTCGGATACGAAAAAAATGGGTTTTATGTTTCTCCTGAAGCTACAAAAGTATTAAAGGATAGCTTAGAACTTCAATAAACGGAGAGCATTTCTTCAATATGATGTGCCTTTTGAATATATTCAACACCAGCAGTGTATTAATATAAATAGTAGTGGGATGATGAATTGGAAGTTACAAATAGTAGAAATGAATTGTCTGTAAGAGCCAAAGATGGAATTGGATTTTTATTATCTCCTGTGTTCATTTGGTCAATCATTACAATTTTTTGAGCTTACAAATAGTAATATAAAAATTATTGATCTTGCGGTTAAATATCGATACAATTCACCGAACGCATTTACTAGAGCTTTTCAAAATGTACATGGTATCACCCCGTCAGAAGCGAGAAACAATGGACAGCCATTAAAAGCATATCCACTAATGACCTTCTAATTATCAATTAGAGGAGGAAATGAAATGAATTACCGAATCGAACAAAAAGAAGCATTTAACATTGTTGGTATCATGAAACGAGTTCCCATTGTTTTTGAAGGAGAAAACCCGGAAATCGCAGCGATGTGGCAATCTTTGACAGTGGGGAAGATAGAGCAATTGCAAAAACTCTCTAATGTTGAACCTAACGGGATGATTCAAGCATCGACAAACTTTTCTGAAGGACGTATGGAAGAAAAAGGAGAGTTGGATCAGTATATCGGAGTGGCAACAACACGAGAGGCCCCTGAAAGCTTTTCACAACTTGAAGTTCCTGCCTTAACATGGGCGATATTCGAATCAAATGGACCATTTCCTAACAACCTACAAGAAACTTGGGGACGGATTTATTCGGAGTGGTTCCCATCTTCCAACTATCAAGTGACTGAAGGACCTGAAATTTTGTCGATTAAAAGTAACGATTTGACATCTCCAACAGTGAAAAGTGAAATTTGGATTCCAGTGTTGAAAATAAAATAACATTCTCATGGAGCTGTTTTTATTTAACGGTTTAAGCTCTCGATAAAACGATATATAAATTCCTGTTAAATCAAATGGACCACACTTTTTCAATGAAATGGTGTGATCCTTTTTATCATTATCCTAAGCTTTAGTTAAGTGGATGTTATCGATAGAAAGAAAGCCACCTGTATTTCACACATTTATGAAATACAGGTGGCTTTCTGTTAATGAGTAGTGTAAACCTCAATAATTAGGTATCTATTTACACTTCTCTATGTACATGAACCCACTCTTTTTTTCTCTATTGCTCATAAGATACAGGAGTAAATAGAAAGGGTGATTGAAAAAGTGACAAATATACCTGTAACAGGATTTATGTATCATTCTGATGATGGTAGTTCAGAACACTCGCATAATCTATATATAAATACATGGGATGGGAGGGCTGTTCATAACCATGAATTCAGAGGAGTAACGTCTTTTGATGTAGGACATGATCATCGTTATGTAGGAACAACAGAACCAGCACCAAGCGGAGTTCAACATACTCATCGTTATTTTACTTTTACATCCTTTGATGCAGAACACAGACATGTTATTCGTGGAACAACAGGACCAGCGATTCCTCTACCTGAGGGAGGCCACTACCATGAATTTAGTGGAGTAACTACAGTTAATGGTGAAACACCACATAGACATAGATATAGTGGTAGAACTAGTTTATAGAAAATGAAGGATGTATCGTTATTCTTCAAGAATTTTATGCATTTCACTTAGGGATAGTATAGAAGCAATAATCAGAAAAAACATGCCTTGATACTGTATAGTCAAACACTTTTATTAAGGGAGGTATTTTTCATTACACAGGATAGTGATGTTTGGATTATTAATAATAGGTCCACCTCAATAAATGGTAAATATAATG harbors:
- a CDS encoding YmaF family protein, producing the protein MYHSDDGSSEHSHNLYINTWDGRAVHNHEFRGVTSFDVGHDHRYVGTTEPAPSGVQHTHRYFTFTSFDAEHRHVIRGTTGPAIPLPEGGHYHEFSGVTTVNGETPHRHRYSGRTSL